A genomic window from Chitinophaga pollutisoli includes:
- a CDS encoding SusC/RagA family TonB-linked outer membrane protein yields MKLSTSLLLIGALHVSAAARSQKVTLAVRNAPLTEVFKAIQRQSGYIVFYNNELLSRSVPVTLSVKGAPVKDVLAQVLEPQGLHYAIEDKTIFLLAMPRAAKMAEPAVQFITVTGRVTDGNGAPLPGVSVKVKGSSRGALTNENGEFSLADVDPGSVLVFTSIGFNPQQVALGGRTVINLRLEAVSSKLEAVQVVNTGYQAISAERATGSFSFISPTRLEAKLRPDLRAALEGQAAGVVISREGNVEIRGVSTINAETKPLLVVDGYPTQGDLESINIDNIESITVLKDAVAASIYGARSSNGVIVITTRKGRPGTMRVQYRGSTGITLKPQVSYLNRASASDYIDAEIDLFNQDPNTYLNSYNNYGSMTEVNYLLLAKQQGWVTAKEADDRIQVLRNTNTADQLEEHYFRHQFNQQHNISLSGGSEKNSLNAALRYITNENNTIGNNDNRLILDFKNDWRPVKNIGVSLFTNVNYATTKQPVRQWTDMLGFTSTSLIQPYSPVVDENGNPARLFTRNVKRDERYAGIGGLKPLHYNPLEDLGLEIGKTQNLLVRFGGNIQATITQGLTAELGGNWSRGYTNSRSVYDKNSFRMRLGYNDATSATTPGKHYIPDGAMVTETRGASQYYMLRGQLGFNRNIGLKHYVAAIAGMEISQMQTDNNQYPTRFGYNDQAGTFAIMNYADYIAGNYNSDMLGTNRPGVSAGAYTFADNRFVSYYANGSYEYDNRFIVSGSIRLDQTNFFGTDPKYRYKPLWSAGATYKLAKEKFFNVPWIDKLNIRGSYGINGNISLNAGPFLIINPTSYSALVGDVNYNITSPPNNSLRWERTNVVNFGTDVAVFRNRLKATFDYYRKMSFDVLASDAIDPTRGFTSQVKNAGRILNQGFEISLESDVLKKKNFVWNTMFIFAFNKNTVKEYNVNFLYPTTLTSGAIRKEGDPLDALYAYRYAGLDNNGVAQFYDKTGKLTGGGNAKVDDLVYAGTLRPPYVMSMTNTLSYRQFDLSFMLIARMGNVLRKDAFTGSNYINKHVAERWRKPGDEAHTIYPKLTAWNMDMFYFPYSDVLVESANFLKLRDVTLSYTLPKEILKRAHIKDSKLYFQSRNLFMITANSDRRDPEISDLNRTGGTGAFTEQGFTTLPLRPELYVGIMFTL; encoded by the coding sequence ATGAAACTATCAACCAGTCTATTATTGATCGGCGCGCTGCATGTTAGTGCCGCCGCCCGCTCCCAGAAAGTGACGCTGGCCGTCAGAAACGCGCCGTTAACGGAAGTCTTCAAGGCGATCCAACGGCAGTCCGGCTACATCGTTTTTTACAACAACGAATTGCTTTCCCGCTCCGTTCCGGTAACGCTGAGCGTGAAAGGTGCGCCTGTAAAAGATGTGCTGGCACAGGTCCTGGAGCCCCAGGGCCTGCATTACGCTATCGAAGACAAAACGATTTTCCTGCTTGCGATGCCAAGGGCGGCGAAGATGGCGGAGCCCGCGGTACAGTTTATCACCGTAACCGGCCGCGTGACGGATGGTAACGGTGCGCCGCTGCCCGGGGTGTCCGTGAAAGTCAAAGGCTCCTCCCGAGGGGCGCTCACCAACGAGAACGGGGAGTTTTCGCTGGCCGACGTGGATCCGGGATCGGTGCTCGTTTTCACTTCCATCGGGTTTAACCCGCAGCAAGTGGCGCTCGGCGGCAGGACGGTCATCAATCTCCGGCTGGAAGCCGTTTCCAGCAAGCTGGAGGCCGTCCAGGTGGTGAACACCGGTTACCAGGCCATTTCCGCCGAAAGGGCCACCGGCTCCTTCTCCTTCATTTCGCCCACCCGCCTGGAAGCCAAGCTGCGCCCCGATCTGAGGGCCGCACTGGAAGGGCAGGCCGCGGGCGTGGTGATTTCCCGGGAAGGAAACGTGGAAATCCGCGGGGTATCCACGATCAACGCCGAAACCAAGCCCCTGCTGGTGGTAGACGGATATCCGACCCAGGGCGACCTCGAAAGCATCAACATCGACAATATCGAAAGCATCACGGTGCTCAAGGACGCGGTGGCCGCATCCATCTACGGTGCGCGCTCCAGCAACGGGGTAATCGTGATCACCACGCGGAAGGGCCGTCCGGGTACCATGCGCGTACAATACCGGGGCTCCACGGGCATCACCCTCAAACCCCAGGTCAGCTACCTCAACCGCGCCTCCGCGAGCGATTACATCGATGCCGAAATCGACCTGTTCAACCAGGATCCCAACACCTATCTCAACAGTTATAACAACTACGGTTCGATGACCGAAGTGAATTACCTCCTCCTCGCCAAACAACAGGGATGGGTAACCGCCAAGGAAGCCGACGACCGCATCCAGGTGCTGCGCAATACCAATACGGCGGATCAGCTCGAAGAGCATTATTTCCGCCATCAGTTCAACCAGCAGCATAACATCTCGCTTAGCGGCGGCAGCGAGAAGAATTCGCTGAACGCAGCGCTGCGCTACATCACCAACGAAAACAATACCATCGGCAATAACGACAACCGCCTCATCCTCGATTTCAAAAACGACTGGCGGCCGGTGAAAAATATCGGGGTGAGCCTGTTCACCAACGTCAATTACGCGACCACCAAGCAGCCGGTGCGTCAGTGGACCGACATGCTCGGGTTTACATCTACCTCGCTCATCCAGCCATACAGCCCCGTTGTAGATGAAAACGGCAATCCCGCGCGGCTCTTTACGCGCAACGTGAAGCGCGACGAACGTTACGCCGGTATCGGCGGCCTGAAGCCATTGCATTATAACCCGCTGGAAGATCTCGGCCTGGAGATCGGCAAAACGCAGAACCTGCTCGTCCGTTTCGGGGGCAATATCCAGGCCACCATCACCCAGGGGCTGACGGCGGAGCTGGGCGGCAACTGGTCGAGGGGGTATACCAATTCCCGCTCCGTATACGACAAGAATTCGTTCCGGATGCGGCTGGGGTATAACGACGCCACTTCCGCCACTACACCCGGCAAGCATTACATTCCCGACGGCGCGATGGTCACCGAAACGCGCGGCGCTTCGCAATACTACATGCTGCGCGGGCAGCTGGGCTTCAACCGGAATATTGGTTTGAAACATTATGTGGCGGCCATCGCCGGGATGGAAATCAGCCAGATGCAGACGGACAACAACCAGTATCCCACGCGCTTTGGCTACAACGATCAGGCGGGAACTTTCGCCATCATGAACTACGCGGATTACATCGCGGGCAATTACAACAGCGACATGCTGGGTACTAACAGGCCCGGCGTATCGGCCGGCGCGTATACATTTGCCGACAACCGCTTCGTAAGCTATTACGCCAACGGTTCTTATGAATACGACAACCGTTTTATCGTCAGCGGCAGTATCCGCCTGGATCAGACCAACTTCTTCGGGACTGACCCCAAATACCGCTACAAGCCGCTGTGGAGCGCCGGTGCGACATATAAGCTGGCGAAAGAAAAGTTCTTCAACGTGCCCTGGATCGATAAGCTGAACATTCGCGGATCGTATGGTATCAACGGGAATATTTCCCTCAACGCCGGTCCCTTCCTCATCATCAATCCTACCAGTTATTCGGCGCTGGTTGGCGACGTGAACTACAACATCACCTCGCCGCCGAACAACAGCCTGCGGTGGGAGCGTACGAATGTGGTGAACTTCGGAACCGATGTGGCAGTATTCCGCAACCGCCTGAAAGCGACGTTTGATTACTACCGGAAAATGAGCTTCGATGTACTCGCATCCGACGCCATCGACCCCACCAGAGGCTTTACGAGCCAGGTGAAGAACGCCGGGAGAATCCTCAACCAGGGTTTCGAAATTTCACTGGAATCGGATGTGTTGAAGAAGAAAAATTTCGTGTGGAATACGATGTTCATCTTCGCGTTTAACAAGAATACGGTAAAGGAATACAACGTGAATTTCCTTTACCCGACCACCCTCACCAGCGGCGCGATCCGCAAGGAAGGCGACCCGCTCGACGCATTGTATGCCTATCGCTACGCAGGACTGGACAACAACGGTGTGGCGCAGTTTTATGATAAAACAGGCAAGCTCACCGGTGGCGGTAATGCGAAAGTAGACGACCTCGTATATGCCGGTACGCTGCGGCCGCCGTATGTGATGAGTATGACCAACACCCTCAGCTACCGCCAGTTCGACCTGTCGTTCATGCTGATCGCCCGCATGGGGAACGTGTTGCGGAAAGATGCTTTCACCGGTTCCAACTACATCAACAAACACGTAGCCGAGCGCTGGCGCAAGCCGGGCGACGAGGCGCATACCATCTACCCGAAACTGACCGCCTGGAATATGGACATGTTCTATTTCCCGTATAGCGATGTGCTCGTGGAAAGCGCCAACTTCCTGAAGCTGCGCGACGTAACGCTGAGCTACACGCTGCCGAAGGAAATCCTGAAACGCGCGCACATCAAAGACAGCAAACTGTACTTCCAGTCGCGGAACTTGTTCATGATCACGGCCAACAGCGACCGCCGCGATCCGGAGATCTCGGATCTCAACAGGACAGGCGGTACCGGCGCGTTTACCGAACAGGGCTTCACCACCCTGCCGCTGCGCCCCGAATTGTATGTGGGTATCATGTTCACCCTTTAA
- a CDS encoding RagB/SusD family nutrient uptake outer membrane protein encodes MRKLRFIIIILTAGLAMSSCNKFLDVKPKGKLIPSEVVDFDHLLDHTWTVQYIFLDNNGGSMVGYLNDNIELSEGMGKVAYKANNHPNVDRFYAYTYRKPYRNPNTSDYFWDWGTYRAVTYYNNIIDGITGLKQIGAEDQQYARSVLAQARSARGFQYFLHNLLYGPVYKPGTANNTRTIPYLTNADINAPMVDLSTQEEVFKLAANDMHSALPDAPANTNWPSRANKTAVQAMLAYYHLFTRRYDSVAHYANLAWTGATATGGPDKVLYNYNQFTWTNPANTVSSTIKAQDNFLEAVNSREILLYRSEDRGAGRSSSSYPSEEFIGLFDAATDLRYTYFF; translated from the coding sequence ATGCGTAAACTACGTTTCATCATAATTATTCTGACGGCGGGACTGGCGATGTCGTCCTGCAATAAATTCCTCGACGTAAAGCCAAAAGGGAAGCTGATCCCTTCGGAGGTCGTGGACTTCGATCACCTGCTGGATCATACCTGGACGGTGCAGTACATCTTCCTCGACAACAACGGCGGCAGCATGGTCGGTTACCTGAACGATAATATCGAGTTGTCGGAAGGAATGGGGAAAGTGGCTTACAAAGCCAACAACCACCCGAACGTCGATCGTTTCTATGCGTATACCTACCGCAAGCCTTACCGCAACCCGAATACCTCGGATTATTTCTGGGATTGGGGAACGTACCGCGCGGTGACGTACTACAACAATATCATCGATGGGATTACGGGGTTGAAGCAGATCGGCGCGGAAGACCAGCAGTATGCCCGTTCGGTGCTCGCGCAGGCACGTTCGGCGCGTGGATTCCAGTACTTCCTGCATAACCTCCTGTATGGTCCGGTTTATAAACCCGGAACGGCGAATAATACCCGGACGATCCCTTACCTGACGAACGCCGACATCAATGCACCGATGGTGGATTTGTCGACGCAGGAAGAAGTGTTCAAGCTCGCCGCCAACGACATGCACAGCGCGCTGCCCGATGCGCCGGCCAATACCAACTGGCCTTCGCGCGCCAATAAGACGGCGGTGCAGGCCATGCTGGCGTATTATCACCTGTTCACGCGGCGGTACGACAGCGTGGCGCATTACGCCAACCTCGCATGGACGGGCGCCACGGCCACCGGCGGGCCCGACAAGGTGCTGTATAATTACAACCAGTTCACCTGGACCAACCCCGCCAACACGGTAAGCAGCACCATCAAGGCGCAGGATAATTTCCTGGAGGCGGTGAACAGCCGTGAGATACTGCTGTACCGGTCGGAAGACCGCGGTGCGGGGCGGAGTTCGTCGAGTTACCCTTCAGAGGAATTCATCGGGTTGTTCGACGCTGCTACGGATCTGCGGTACACTTACTTTTTTTAA
- a CDS encoding RagB/SusD family nutrient uptake outer membrane protein, which produces MTSGFTYPEVLLMRAEGYARTGKLAEAIADLNLLRRYRFKPEAPQLTVGTQDEVIAEVLKERRRELPASGIKRFLDLKRFVLDAGKSWQKTKVVHKLGAETYEAVIDSDAFILNIANTILQYNPHWNVPLDNRTF; this is translated from the coding sequence TTGACATCGGGCTTCACTTATCCGGAAGTATTGCTGATGCGGGCGGAAGGGTATGCGCGGACGGGCAAGCTGGCGGAAGCCATTGCGGACCTGAACCTGTTGCGCCGGTACCGCTTCAAGCCGGAGGCGCCGCAGCTGACGGTGGGCACGCAGGACGAGGTGATCGCCGAAGTGCTGAAAGAGCGGAGGCGGGAATTGCCCGCCAGCGGTATCAAGCGATTCCTGGACCTGAAGCGCTTCGTGCTCGACGCCGGCAAATCCTGGCAGAAAACGAAAGTTGTGCATAAGCTGGGGGCGGAAACCTACGAAGCCGTTATTGATTCGGATGCATTTATTCTGAACATTGCCAACACCATCCTGCAGTATAATCCGCACTGGAATGTACCGCTGGATAACAGAACGTTTTAA
- a CDS encoding TlpA disulfide reductase family protein translates to MKQTLTLAGMLLPLSMLAQDIPFQIKGQIQAPEEASRVYLYYRKDAKNVTDSSDLTGGAFQFSGAVGNAQRGTLVIRPIPVPGKAIAMKQEMLNFYLEKGNITVKSAAGLGEAKVSGGQYNTDFNKYLAATKDAKGKYEVVNKEWSSASEETRKSEAFQKSLNEKYDAIRKEEKAAQLAFVKANGKSPIAIDALQQYAGSLPDNVGEIEGLFKSLAPAVQSSASGEAFAKSIDGWKKTAIGAQAPEFTQNDPEGKPVKLADFRGKFTLIDFWASWCGPCRAENPHVVKAYEKYKDKNFTVLGVSLDQPNAKDKWLKAIADDNLTWTQVSDLKFWDNEVARLYGIRGIPQNFLVDPQGKIIAKNLRGEALEKKLAEVLN, encoded by the coding sequence ATGAAACAAACCCTCACCCTCGCAGGAATGCTGCTGCCGCTTTCGATGCTGGCGCAAGACATTCCGTTCCAGATCAAAGGGCAGATCCAGGCGCCCGAAGAAGCCTCCAGAGTGTACCTGTATTACCGGAAAGACGCGAAGAATGTGACCGACTCCTCCGACCTGACGGGCGGCGCATTCCAGTTCAGCGGCGCCGTGGGCAACGCGCAGCGCGGCACCCTGGTGATACGGCCCATCCCCGTTCCCGGCAAAGCCATCGCTATGAAGCAGGAAATGCTGAACTTCTATCTTGAGAAAGGCAATATCACCGTGAAAAGCGCTGCCGGACTTGGCGAAGCCAAAGTATCCGGCGGGCAATACAACACGGATTTCAACAAATACCTGGCCGCTACAAAAGACGCGAAAGGGAAATATGAAGTGGTGAACAAGGAATGGTCTTCCGCCAGCGAAGAAACCCGCAAATCCGAAGCCTTCCAGAAATCGCTCAACGAAAAATACGACGCTATCCGTAAAGAAGAGAAAGCGGCGCAGCTGGCATTTGTGAAAGCAAACGGCAAGTCGCCCATCGCCATCGACGCATTGCAGCAATATGCCGGTTCCCTGCCCGATAACGTAGGTGAGATCGAAGGATTGTTCAAATCCCTCGCACCGGCCGTTCAGAGCAGCGCCAGCGGCGAAGCTTTCGCCAAGTCGATCGACGGCTGGAAGAAGACCGCCATCGGCGCACAGGCGCCTGAATTCACCCAAAACGATCCCGAAGGTAAACCGGTGAAACTGGCCGACTTCCGCGGCAAATTCACCCTGATCGATTTCTGGGCATCGTGGTGCGGCCCCTGCCGTGCGGAAAACCCGCATGTGGTGAAGGCTTACGAAAAGTATAAAGACAAAAACTTCACCGTACTCGGCGTCTCCCTCGACCAGCCCAATGCCAAAGACAAATGGCTCAAAGCGATCGCCGACGATAACCTGACCTGGACGCAGGTGAGCGACCTTAAGTTCTGGGACAACGAAGTGGCCCGCCTTTACGGCATCCGCGGCATTCCGCAGAACTTCCTCGTGGATCCGCAAGGCAAAATCATCGCGAAGAACCTTCGCGGTGAAGCGCTGGAAAAGAAACTGGCGGAAGTACTGAATTAA
- a CDS encoding class I SAM-dependent methyltransferase produces MNRIDYTHCPVCQSDRISYKLTAKDYTVSQVQFDIWECAACTARFTQSIPTIDNIGAYYQSAEYISHSDTREGLINRMYHNVRKITMRSKQNWVKTAAGVKAGKLLDIGSGTGAFLHHMKQLGWDVTGLEPDAGARETAQKLYQLEMLPIHQLFELEEGQFDCITMWHVLEHVHDLHGYLEKIRKLLKPGGALLIAVPNYTSTDARLYGEYWAAYDVPRHLYHFSPVSMDVLMQRHQFQIRQKYPMVFDAFYVSLLSEKYKTGKDKMIAGAWKGFRSYWKAWRHVNKCSSIVYEIKAAED; encoded by the coding sequence ATGAACCGGATCGACTACACGCATTGCCCTGTTTGCCAATCTGACCGCATCAGCTATAAGCTGACGGCCAAAGATTATACCGTATCGCAAGTACAATTCGACATCTGGGAATGCGCCGCCTGCACGGCCCGCTTCACCCAGTCTATTCCTACTATCGACAACATCGGCGCCTATTACCAGTCCGCCGAATACATATCCCATTCCGACACCCGTGAGGGGCTCATCAACCGCATGTACCACAACGTGCGCAAGATCACCATGCGTTCCAAACAGAACTGGGTGAAAACAGCCGCGGGCGTCAAAGCCGGCAAGCTGCTCGATATCGGAAGCGGCACGGGTGCTTTCCTGCATCATATGAAGCAGCTCGGCTGGGATGTTACCGGCCTTGAACCCGATGCCGGCGCGCGTGAAACCGCACAAAAGCTGTATCAGCTCGAAATGTTGCCCATCCATCAGCTTTTCGAACTGGAAGAAGGGCAGTTCGATTGCATCACGATGTGGCATGTGCTCGAGCATGTGCACGATCTGCACGGTTATCTCGAAAAAATACGGAAGCTGCTGAAGCCCGGGGGCGCACTGCTTATCGCCGTTCCCAACTACACCAGCACCGACGCGCGCCTGTACGGCGAATACTGGGCCGCATACGACGTGCCCCGTCACCTTTACCACTTCTCCCCCGTTTCCATGGACGTACTCATGCAACGCCATCAATTCCAGATCCGGCAGAAGTACCCCATGGTGTTCGACGCGTTTTACGTGAGCCTGCTCAGCGAAAAATACAAAACCGGGAAAGACAAGATGATCGCCGGCGCGTGGAAAGGCTTCCGCTCCTATTGGAAAGCCTGGCGGCATGTGAACAAATGCAGTTCGATCGTGTATGAAATCAAAGCGGCGGAAGACTGA
- a CDS encoding methylmalonyl-CoA mutase family protein, with the protein MEKPIKTDSGIEIRPLYTNPVPMDELPGRFPFTRGIHATMYRDKLWTMRQYAGFSTAEESNKRYHFLLSQGVMGLSVAFDLPTQIGYDSDHAMAEGEVGKVGVAIDSLEDMETLFAGIELEKVSTSMTINATAFILLAFYIALAKKQGADLQKISGTIQNDILKEYAARGTFIYPPQPSMRLITDIFDYCSREVPKWNTISISGYHIREAGANAVQELAFTLSNGKAYLKAALEKGLDINVFAKRLSFFFNAHNHLFEEVAKFRAARNMWAHITQNLGATDPKAQMLRFHTQTGGSTLTAQQPHNNIVRVAVQTLAATLGGTQSLHTNGFDEAISLPTESAARIALRTQQIIGYESGIADTVDPLAGSYYVEALTKEVEERAWELIHKIDAMGGSVSAIEQGFIQDEIARSAYQYQQEIENNEKIIVGVNKFVVEETSDTEVFRIDDSIRKLQSEKLASLRTRRDNDKANALLAALAERARTNENLMPLVVEAVENYCTLGEIADTLRDVWGEYKGI; encoded by the coding sequence ATGGAAAAGCCAATCAAGACCGATTCTGGGATCGAAATCCGGCCGTTATACACCAACCCGGTACCGATGGACGAATTACCGGGCCGCTTCCCCTTTACCCGGGGCATCCACGCCACCATGTACCGCGACAAACTCTGGACCATGCGGCAGTACGCAGGTTTCAGCACCGCGGAGGAATCCAATAAAAGATACCACTTCCTGCTCAGCCAGGGCGTTATGGGCCTCAGCGTCGCCTTCGACCTGCCCACCCAGATCGGGTATGATTCCGACCATGCCATGGCCGAAGGCGAAGTCGGCAAAGTGGGCGTAGCCATCGATTCGCTGGAAGATATGGAAACGCTTTTCGCAGGCATCGAACTGGAGAAGGTCTCCACATCCATGACCATCAACGCCACGGCGTTCATCCTCCTTGCATTTTACATCGCGCTGGCGAAAAAGCAGGGCGCCGACCTGCAGAAGATTTCCGGCACCATTCAGAACGATATTCTCAAAGAATACGCCGCCCGCGGCACTTTCATCTATCCCCCGCAACCTTCCATGCGGCTCATCACCGATATTTTCGATTATTGCAGCCGGGAAGTGCCGAAATGGAACACCATTTCCATCAGTGGGTACCATATCCGCGAAGCGGGCGCCAATGCCGTGCAGGAGCTGGCTTTCACGCTGTCCAACGGCAAGGCCTACCTGAAAGCCGCGCTGGAAAAAGGGCTGGATATCAATGTATTCGCCAAACGCCTCAGCTTTTTCTTCAACGCGCATAACCACCTGTTCGAAGAAGTAGCCAAGTTCCGCGCGGCGCGCAACATGTGGGCGCACATCACCCAAAACCTCGGCGCCACCGATCCCAAGGCGCAAATGCTGCGCTTCCATACGCAAACGGGCGGTTCCACCCTCACCGCCCAGCAACCGCATAACAACATCGTCCGCGTAGCCGTGCAAACCCTTGCCGCCACGCTCGGCGGTACGCAGTCGCTGCACACCAACGGGTTCGACGAAGCCATTTCCCTCCCCACCGAATCCGCCGCGCGCATCGCGCTCCGCACCCAGCAGATCATCGGTTACGAAAGCGGGATCGCCGACACCGTAGACCCGCTCGCCGGCTCCTACTACGTGGAAGCGCTCACCAAAGAAGTGGAAGAACGCGCATGGGAGCTCATCCATAAAATCGACGCCATGGGCGGTTCCGTAAGCGCCATTGAACAAGGGTTCATCCAGGACGAGATCGCCAGGAGCGCCTATCAATACCAGCAGGAAATCGAAAACAACGAAAAAATCATCGTCGGCGTGAACAAATTTGTCGTGGAAGAAACCTCAGATACCGAGGTATTCCGTATCGACGACAGCATCCGTAAATTGCAGTCCGAAAAACTGGCATCCCTCCGCACCCGCCGCGACAACGACAAGGCAAACGCCCTGCTTGCCGCGCTGGCAGAGCGTGCCAGGACTAACGAGAACCTTATGCCCCTTGTGGTAGAAGCCGTGGAAAACTATTGCACGCTCGGCGAAATCGCAGATACGCTCCGCGATGTTTGGGGAGAATACAAGGGGATTTAA
- a CDS encoding peptidoglycan DD-metalloendopeptidase family protein, with translation MIPYLLLGTTVGLAFLSIHLMRRSARRPFPDAVYTVMLSLSLAAFVYLYGTWVYGSIYLKYVFGGLYVCSLLFWLIRRQPVKPARSPFFRLAMFVVLALGVVLYFTGTTGKPRTVELDFPLKKGRYFVIQGGKGLPSNLFHFSLRGAVYAMDIVKLNGWGNRANTVFSKKLEDYAIFGDTVYSPCAGRVIRANGEDPDNIPPNMKRGPRNMNAVLIDAGGYYVFMGHFRQGSVVVKEGDEVKVGQPLAGVGNSGFSAEPHLHIQVHRKEKDRPWYASEPLYILFNGHGYLLNEMIRKKNT, from the coding sequence ATGATTCCTTATTTGTTATTGGGCACTACCGTCGGACTGGCTTTCCTGAGCATTCACCTCATGCGCCGCAGCGCGCGCAGGCCCTTTCCTGACGCCGTTTACACGGTAATGTTGTCGCTTTCGCTGGCGGCGTTTGTGTATCTCTACGGTACCTGGGTATACGGCAGCATCTATCTCAAATATGTTTTCGGCGGATTATATGTTTGCAGTTTACTTTTCTGGCTGATCCGCCGCCAACCGGTGAAGCCTGCACGTTCCCCGTTTTTCCGGCTGGCGATGTTTGTGGTGCTGGCGCTGGGGGTGGTATTGTATTTCACCGGCACTACCGGCAAGCCGCGCACTGTGGAGCTGGATTTTCCCCTTAAAAAAGGCCGTTATTTCGTCATCCAGGGCGGGAAGGGTCTGCCATCGAACTTGTTCCATTTCAGCTTGCGCGGGGCGGTATATGCGATGGATATCGTGAAGCTCAACGGCTGGGGGAACCGGGCCAATACGGTGTTCTCCAAAAAACTGGAAGATTACGCCATCTTCGGCGATACGGTATACAGCCCCTGTGCGGGCCGCGTGATCCGTGCCAACGGTGAAGACCCGGACAACATTCCACCCAATATGAAACGGGGCCCGCGGAATATGAACGCCGTTCTCATCGATGCCGGCGGGTACTACGTTTTCATGGGGCACTTCCGGCAGGGGAGCGTTGTGGTGAAAGAGGGAGACGAAGTGAAGGTAGGGCAGCCCCTGGCCGGCGTCGGCAACTCCGGCTTCAGCGCCGAGCCGCACCTCCACATCCAGGTGCACCGGAAAGAAAAAGACCGCCCCTGGTACGCTTCCGAACCACTCTACATCCTGTTCAACGGCCATGGCTACCTGCTCAACGAAATGATCCGCAAGAAAAATACCTGA
- a CDS encoding L-serine ammonia-lyase, with amino-acid sequence MKAKPDILPHECISVFDIFKIGVGPSSSHTLGPWRAAMRFLDEMKAQGRLNDISKLSVLLYGSLAKTGHGHGTDIAVLLGLSGDDPVTFDVNQIDSKIDGIRRDCKLHLRGERFIDFDPVTDIAFLYEESLPFHPNALTFLVTLHNGEQLAATYYSIGGGFVVKEGETGGGGSSVDLPFPIDTARQLLQWCIKTGYSISELVMENEHAWRSEAETKSGVLKIWEVMRDCTYRGCHTTGELPGGLKVGRRAAALNKKLLKGREYTDYISWIEAIRAGGQHFSYTLDWVSCFALAVNEENASFGRVVTAPTNGAAGVIPAVLQYYIAFCDGLHDDKILQFVLCASEIGSIFKKRATISAAMGGCQAEIGVSSAMAAAALTECLGGSQRQVLMAAEIAMEHHLGLTCDPIGGLVQVPCIERNTMGAIKAITASQLALQSNPELAKVSLDAVVKTMWDTALDMNSKYKETSDGGLAVNIPISLPEC; translated from the coding sequence TTGAAGGCTAAACCTGATATTTTGCCACACGAGTGCATTTCCGTATTTGACATCTTCAAGATCGGCGTAGGCCCGTCCAGCTCGCATACGCTGGGCCCCTGGCGCGCCGCCATGCGTTTCCTCGACGAAATGAAAGCCCAGGGCAGGCTGAACGACATCAGCAAACTGTCTGTACTGCTGTATGGCTCCCTCGCCAAAACGGGCCACGGCCACGGCACTGATATCGCCGTGCTGCTGGGACTTTCGGGCGACGATCCCGTTACCTTCGACGTGAACCAGATCGATTCCAAGATCGATGGCATCCGCCGCGACTGCAAGCTGCACCTGCGCGGCGAGCGCTTCATCGACTTCGATCCCGTTACCGACATCGCATTTCTTTACGAAGAATCCCTTCCCTTCCATCCCAACGCACTGACCTTTCTGGTAACCCTTCACAACGGCGAACAGCTGGCGGCCACATACTATTCCATTGGTGGCGGTTTTGTGGTGAAAGAAGGCGAGACCGGCGGCGGCGGGAGCAGCGTAGACCTGCCTTTCCCGATCGACACGGCGCGGCAGTTATTGCAATGGTGCATCAAAACCGGCTATTCCATTTCCGAACTGGTGATGGAAAATGAACACGCCTGGCGCAGTGAAGCCGAAACAAAATCCGGCGTACTGAAGATTTGGGAAGTGATGCGTGACTGCACCTACCGCGGATGCCACACCACCGGCGAATTGCCCGGCGGGCTGAAAGTAGGCCGCAGGGCGGCGGCGCTCAACAAAAAGCTGTTGAAAGGACGTGAATACACTGATTATATTTCATGGATTGAAGCCATCCGCGCGGGTGGCCAGCATTTTAGCTATACGCTCGACTGGGTGAGCTGTTTCGCCCTGGCGGTGAACGAAGAAAACGCCTCTTTCGGCAGGGTGGTGACGGCGCCTACGAATGGCGCCGCCGGCGTGATCCCCGCTGTTTTGCAATATTATATCGCGTTCTGCGACGGGTTGCACGACGACAAGATCCTGCAGTTCGTGTTGTGCGCTTCCGAGATCGGGAGCATTTTCAAGAAGCGGGCCACCATTTCGGCGGCAATGGGCGGTTGCCAGGCGGAAATCGGGGTATCTTCAGCCATGGCGGCAGCGGCACTCACAGAATGCCTTGGCGGATCGCAGCGCCAGGTGCTGATGGCGGCGGAAATCGCCATGGAGCATCATCTTGGCCTCACCTGCGACCCCATCGGCGGCCTGGTGCAGGTTCCCTGCATCGAGCGCAACACCATGGGCGCGATCAAAGCCATTACCGCCAGCCAGCTGGCATTACAAAGCAACCCGGAACTGGCGAAAGTATCGCTGGACGCGGTGGTGAAAACCATGTGGGACACGGCCCTGGACATGAATTCCAAGTATAAGGAAACTTCCGACGGGGGATTGGCGGTCAATATTCCGATCAGTTTGCCGGAATGTTGA